Proteins found in one Campylobacter lari genomic segment:
- a CDS encoding anaerobic C4-dicarboxylate transporter: protein MEMLTSLSEGTQFSIQLAVVLICLFYGAKKGGIALGLLGGIGLLVLSFGFAVAPGKPSIDVMLTILAVVVASATLQASGGLDVMLQVAERVLRKNPKFLTILAPFVTCFLTILCGTGHVVYTMMPIIYDIAIKNGIRPERPMAASSISSQLGIIASPVSVAVVSLTALLLNPEINKNPLAGFDGYVDLLAITIPSTLIGVLAIGIFSWFRGKDLDKDEDFQARIKDPEQREYIYGDSKTLLGQKLPTIQWVAMWIFLGAIAIVALLGAFPELRPQFTSKGVTKPMNMVATIQMFMLLAGAALIIFTKLDASKIAKNEIFKSGMIALVAVFGISWMADTMFAVHTPMMKESLGNIVVEYPWTYAVMLLLISKFVNSQAAAIAAFVPLALGIGVEPGIIIAFAAACYGYYILPTYPSDLATIQFDRSGTTKIGKFVINHSFILPGLIGVIVSCIAGYFLALSAGYL from the coding sequence ATGGAAATGCTAACTAGCCTTAGTGAAGGCACTCAATTTAGTATCCAACTAGCCGTAGTTCTCATTTGTCTTTTTTATGGGGCAAAAAAAGGAGGTATCGCTCTAGGTTTATTAGGCGGTATAGGTTTATTGGTTTTAAGTTTTGGTTTTGCTGTAGCACCTGGAAAACCTTCAATTGATGTAATGCTTACTATTTTAGCTGTTGTTGTAGCAAGTGCAACCTTACAAGCTAGCGGTGGTTTGGATGTAATGTTACAAGTAGCAGAAAGAGTTTTAAGAAAAAACCCTAAATTTTTAACTATTTTAGCACCTTTTGTAACTTGCTTTTTAACTATACTTTGTGGGACTGGGCATGTTGTTTACACCATGATGCCTATTATTTATGACATTGCCATTAAAAATGGTATACGCCCAGAAAGACCTATGGCTGCCTCTAGTATTTCTTCTCAGCTTGGTATCATCGCAAGTCCTGTTTCTGTTGCTGTGGTAAGCTTAACAGCTTTACTTTTAAATCCAGAAATAAACAAAAATCCTTTAGCTGGGTTTGATGGTTATGTAGATTTGCTTGCTATTACCATACCTTCTACTTTAATAGGTGTTTTAGCTATAGGAATTTTTTCTTGGTTTAGAGGAAAAGATCTTGACAAAGATGAAGATTTTCAAGCAAGAATTAAAGACCCAGAACAAAGAGAATATATCTATGGAGATAGCAAAACACTCCTTGGTCAAAAACTCCCAACTATTCAATGGGTAGCTATGTGGATTTTCTTAGGTGCTATTGCTATTGTTGCACTTTTAGGTGCTTTCCCAGAACTTAGACCACAATTTACCTCAAAAGGTGTTACTAAACCTATGAATATGGTCGCAACAATTCAAATGTTTATGCTCTTAGCGGGTGCAGCATTAATTATCTTTACCAAACTTGATGCAAGCAAAATTGCAAAAAATGAAATTTTTAAATCAGGTATGATAGCTTTAGTAGCAGTTTTTGGAATTTCTTGGATGGCAGATACAATGTTTGCAGTGCACACTCCTATGATGAAAGAGTCTTTAGGGAATATAGTTGTTGAATACCCTTGGACTTACGCTGTTATGCTTTTATTAATTTCTAAATTTGTTAATTCTCAAGCAGCAGCGATTGCAGCATTTGTGCCACTTGCACTAGGAATTGGTGTTGAACCAGGTATTATCATTGCCTTTGCAGCAGCTTGCTATGGATATTATATTTTACCAACTTATCCAAGCGATCTTGCAACTATACAATTTGACAGATCAGGAACAACAAAAATCGGTAAATTTGTTATAAATCATAGCTTTATTTTGCCAGGATTAATTGGTGTTATCGTATCTTGTATAGCAGGATATTTTCTAGCTTTAAGCGCAGGATATTTATAA
- a CDS encoding thermonuclease family protein has protein sequence MKISKKQIIFFITLLKDPKKILIMFFLIAFAYILNYDGGSYINAKVSHVIDGDTIEAKFEDKKLKIRLFGIDAPESDQAYGKMAMQFLSAIVLNKEVVLSVKDEDKYGRILAIVYLNDKDINQVMVKNGFAWAYEHYSDLYVNEQNYAKENKKGLWADENPIEPYKWRRQIRLK, from the coding sequence ATGAAAATTTCTAAAAAACAAATTATTTTTTTTATAACTTTATTAAAAGATCCAAAGAAAATTTTAATTATGTTTTTTTTAATCGCTTTTGCTTATATCTTAAACTATGATGGTGGATCTTATATTAATGCCAAAGTAAGTCATGTGATAGATGGTGATACTATTGAAGCTAAATTTGAAGATAAAAAACTTAAAATTAGACTTTTTGGTATAGATGCACCTGAGAGTGATCAAGCTTATGGAAAGATGGCTATGCAGTTTTTAAGTGCAATTGTATTAAACAAAGAAGTGGTTTTGAGTGTAAAAGATGAGGATAAATATGGTAGAATTTTAGCCATTGTGTATTTAAACGATAAAGATATTAATCAAGTTATGGTTAAAAATGGTTTTGCTTGGGCTTATGAACACTATAGTGATTTATATGTAAATGAGCAAAATTATGCCAAAGAAAATAAAAAAGGTTTATGGGCAGATGAAAATCCTATAGAGCCTTATAAATGGCGTAGGCAAATAAGATTAAAATAG
- the cmoB gene encoding tRNA 5-methoxyuridine(34)/uridine 5-oxyacetic acid(34) synthase CmoB — protein sequence MQDNALLKQVLKHPLYEKIQNLSEKIQKSSYLINDSFDIFCDKSLDNEIKEIALELKPWRKGPFKINDLFIDTEWQSFIKFNILKPHMQEIKGKIVADIGCNNGYYMFKMLEFNPLKLIGFDPSIKYYLQFLLLNSIAKTPIQYELLGVANVPNYGIKFDVIFCLGVIYHRSDPIAMLKQLKQSLNKDGIVFLDTMYIEDEREIALIPQKTYSKIPNIFFIPSILGLRNWCYRAGFSEFEVITTKQTDHEEQRKTQWIDSYSLDQFLDKNDSNLTCEGYEAPKRVYVKLKV from the coding sequence ATGCAAGATAATGCTTTATTAAAGCAAGTTTTAAAACACCCTTTGTATGAAAAAATTCAAAACCTTAGTGAAAAAATTCAAAAATCAAGTTATCTTATAAATGATAGTTTTGATATTTTTTGTGATAAAAGCTTAGATAACGAGATTAAAGAAATTGCCTTAGAATTAAAACCTTGGCGCAAAGGACCTTTTAAAATCAATGATTTATTTATAGATACAGAATGGCAAAGTTTTATTAAATTTAATATATTAAAACCACATATGCAAGAAATCAAAGGCAAAATAGTTGCAGATATTGGTTGTAATAATGGCTATTATATGTTTAAAATGCTTGAATTTAATCCTTTAAAACTCATAGGTTTTGATCCTTCTATTAAGTATTATTTGCAATTTTTACTTTTAAATTCTATTGCTAAAACTCCTATACAATATGAACTTTTAGGGGTAGCTAATGTTCCAAATTATGGTATAAAATTTGATGTGATTTTTTGTCTTGGTGTAATTTATCACCGCAGCGATCCTATAGCCATGCTAAAACAACTCAAGCAATCTTTAAATAAAGATGGTATAGTCTTTTTAGATACTATGTATATAGAAGATGAAAGAGAAATCGCTCTCATTCCTCAAAAAACTTACTCAAAAATACCAAATATTTTTTTTATTCCGTCGATATTGGGTTTAAGAAATTGGTGTTATAGAGCTGGATTTAGTGAATTTGAAGTTATAACGACTAAACAAACTGATCATGAAGAGCAAAGAAAAACGCAATGGATTGACTCTTATTCCTTAGATCAATTTTTAGATAAAAATGACTCAAATTTAACTTGTGAAGGTTATGAAGCACCAAAAAGAGTTTATGTTAAATTAAAGGTGTAA
- a CDS encoding M20/M25/M40 family metallo-hydrolase, with amino-acid sequence MQEIIQNFKQITQIPHCSFKTEELKNFLIDFAKSHNCQVSVDSAGNIHTYKGNPKICLQSHYDMVCMGEAPNIQMYEENGYLKAKNSSLGADNGIGVSLMMQALKDFKNIECLFTNDEEVGLCGANNLTHTLISNKLLNLDHESDDEVVIGCAGGVDIFASLKLEIDEKEGECYEIEAIDFKGGHSGIDIVKNIKSSIKEASYFITQNQGELCEFKAGERINSIPKHAKIIAFFKNPPKKNNHFKVNYIGKIKRTYYKNSQVILNIINAFAQGVRTFNYHLNLVQTSINLSLAYEKEGKFHFELFARSNDLQELKNIEFETLTYFKMQSCEVSSANFYSPWANKDTNFGEEILSYFKKENPNAKLYTIHAGLECGIISEKQPLECCSIGPNIYSPHSTDEKCEIVSIEKIGKILFAILKDYQ; translated from the coding sequence ATGCAAGAAATTATACAAAATTTTAAACAAATTACTCAAATACCTCATTGTAGTTTTAAAACCGAAGAATTAAAAAATTTTCTCATTGATTTTGCTAAAAGTCACAACTGTCAAGTAAGCGTTGATAGTGCAGGCAATATCCATACATACAAAGGAAATCCAAAAATTTGTTTACAAAGCCATTATGATATGGTTTGCATGGGAGAGGCTCCAAATATACAAATGTATGAAGAAAATGGATATTTAAAAGCTAAAAACTCGAGTTTAGGTGCAGATAATGGCATAGGCGTGTCATTAATGATGCAAGCTTTAAAAGACTTTAAAAACATCGAATGTCTTTTTACTAATGATGAAGAAGTCGGCCTTTGTGGAGCAAATAATCTTACACATACTTTGATTTCAAACAAGCTGTTAAATTTAGACCATGAAAGTGATGATGAGGTTGTTATAGGTTGCGCTGGTGGAGTAGATATTTTTGCTAGTTTGAAATTAGAAATAGATGAAAAAGAAGGCGAATGCTATGAAATAGAAGCAATAGATTTTAAAGGCGGACATTCAGGGATTGATATTGTTAAAAACATCAAATCTTCTATCAAAGAAGCAAGTTACTTTATCACTCAAAATCAAGGTGAACTTTGTGAATTTAAAGCAGGTGAGAGAATCAACTCTATTCCAAAACATGCCAAAATCATAGCATTTTTTAAAAATCCTCCAAAAAAAAATAATCATTTTAAAGTAAATTATATAGGCAAAATCAAAAGAACATATTATAAAAATTCTCAAGTTATTTTAAATATTATCAATGCTTTTGCACAAGGTGTTAGAACTTTCAATTATCATCTAAATTTAGTCCAAACAAGTATCAACCTTTCATTGGCTTATGAAAAAGAAGGTAAATTTCATTTTGAACTTTTTGCAAGATCAAATGATTTACAAGAGCTTAAAAATATAGAATTTGAAACCTTAACCTATTTTAAAATGCAAAGCTGTGAAGTTTCAAGTGCAAATTTTTATTCACCTTGGGCTAATAAAGATACTAATTTTGGAGAAGAAATTCTAAGTTATTTTAAAAAAGAAAATCCAAATGCCAAACTTTACACCATACATGCTGGTTTAGAATGTGGCATTATAAGTGAAAAACAGCCGCTAGAATGTTGCTCTATAGGGCCAAATATTTATAGCCCTCACTCAACAGATGAAAAATGCGAAATAGTTTCTATCGAAAAAATCGGTAAAATTCTTTTTGCTATCTTAAAAGATTATCAATAA
- a CDS encoding aryl-sulfate sulfotransferase produces the protein MKISKIVSNILLASSIVAVAPNVSLAMGGPSGTSINWEIQGKIGAIKINPYGLSPLSAVIMDGGYKLSDVSVTIVPKPNGQTISYKVSPNKIKTYGGIPVFGLYPSYLNTAKVSYTKTAFGKSEKVVDEVYKIATGGVNIEASGSLMQRGVPFEKVEVIKVDKGFEDRLYLVNNAPGRQSGKGSQAVWNNPAGGAMEWDENSNAFIIDTKGEIRWYLDSDKLMDWGNIYKRGIMMGFHQNEDGALSFGFGQRYVKYDLMGREIFNRILPSSYIDFSHSMDDMQNGNYLLRVASANVKRPDGKNVRSVRDVIVEVDKNGNVVDEWRLFEILDPYRANVIKALDQGAVCLNIDSSKAGVTLSDEDLAKMDASDSFGDIAGTGVGRNWAHVNSVDYDPSDDSIIISSRHQSAIIKIGRDKKVKWILGAHKGWGEKYKKALLQPIDKNGKKIVCEDEYSKCPGYENEDGGFDFTWTQHTAFRIDEKSDKRYIYITAFDNGDARGIEQPAFASMKYSRAVVYKIDQKNKTVEQIWEYGKQRGNEWFSPVTSLTEYHKDKNSIVVYSATAGMAFDLNKGVALGEPRPEIDEFKWGAKEPSVQIRFSGASTGYQAMPIDLEKAFK, from the coding sequence ATGAAAATTAGTAAAATTGTAAGTAATATTTTACTTGCTAGTAGTATCGTTGCAGTTGCGCCTAATGTTTCTTTGGCTATGGGTGGACCTAGTGGTACTAGTATTAATTGGGAGATTCAAGGTAAAATTGGTGCTATAAAAATAAATCCTTATGGTTTATCCCCGCTTAGTGCTGTAATTATGGATGGTGGATATAAACTAAGTGATGTAAGTGTAACTATAGTTCCAAAACCAAATGGACAGACTATATCTTATAAGGTTAGCCCTAATAAAATTAAAACTTATGGAGGAATTCCTGTTTTTGGACTTTATCCATCATATTTAAATACAGCAAAAGTAAGTTATACCAAAACTGCTTTTGGAAAAAGTGAAAAAGTAGTAGATGAGGTATATAAAATAGCAACTGGTGGAGTAAATATAGAAGCTAGTGGAAGTCTTATGCAAAGAGGTGTACCTTTTGAAAAAGTAGAAGTGATTAAAGTAGATAAGGGTTTTGAAGATAGATTGTATTTGGTTAACAATGCTCCAGGAAGACAAAGTGGTAAAGGCTCTCAAGCTGTATGGAATAACCCAGCAGGTGGTGCAATGGAGTGGGATGAGAATTCAAATGCATTTATCATTGATACAAAAGGTGAAATTCGTTGGTATTTAGATAGTGATAAATTAATGGATTGGGGTAATATTTATAAGCGTGGTATTATGATGGGTTTTCATCAAAATGAAGATGGGGCTTTAAGTTTTGGATTTGGTCAAAGATATGTTAAGTATGATTTGATGGGTAGAGAAATTTTTAATCGTATTTTGCCTTCTTCTTATATAGACTTTTCTCATTCTATGGATGATATGCAAAATGGAAATTACCTTTTAAGGGTAGCTTCTGCCAATGTTAAGCGTCCTGATGGTAAAAATGTGCGTTCAGTGCGTGATGTGATAGTAGAAGTTGATAAAAATGGCAATGTGGTAGATGAGTGGAGGCTTTTTGAAATTTTAGATCCATATAGAGCAAATGTTATAAAAGCTTTAGATCAAGGCGCTGTTTGTTTGAATATTGATTCTAGTAAAGCAGGGGTTACTTTAAGTGATGAGGATTTAGCTAAAATGGATGCAAGTGATTCTTTTGGTGATATAGCAGGCACTGGAGTAGGTCGTAACTGGGCTCATGTAAATAGTGTAGATTATGATCCAAGTGATGATAGTATTATTATTTCAAGTCGTCATCAAAGTGCTATTATAAAAATAGGCCGTGATAAAAAAGTAAAATGGATACTAGGAGCACACAAAGGATGGGGAGAAAAGTATAAAAAAGCACTTTTACAACCTATTGATAAAAATGGTAAAAAAATAGTTTGTGAAGATGAGTATAGTAAATGCCCTGGTTATGAAAATGAAGATGGTGGTTTTGATTTTACATGGACACAGCATACTGCATTTAGAATAGATGAAAAATCTGATAAAAGATATATTTATATCACGGCTTTTGATAATGGTGATGCAAGGGGTATAGAACAACCTGCTTTTGCTTCGATGAAATACTCAAGAGCGGTTGTGTATAAAATAGATCAAAAAAATAAAACCGTAGAACAAATTTGGGAGTATGGTAAGCAAAGAGGTAATGAGTGGTTTTCGCCTGTTACTTCTTTAACTGAGTATCATAAAGATAAAAATTCTATAGTGGTTTATAGTGCCACTGCTGGAATGGCTTTTGATTTAAACAAAGGTGTTGCTTTGGGCGAGCCAAGACCTGAAATAGATGAGTTTAAATGGGGAGCTAAAGAGCCTTCAGTGCAAATTCGTTTTAGTGGAGCAAGCACTGGTTATCAAGCTATGCCTATTGATTTGGAAAAAGCATTTAAATAA
- a CDS encoding flagellin → MKIGDIGTTQQNHYLNQAQKSQEKALENIAAMRAIDGSDGANLAIADSLRSQYGTIDQGVLNAYDSVGVLQIADSALNNISATADRLNELSVRSNSAALNDRQKSMLNTEANKLISSINDAFSNATFNGKNVFQSMDFVVGTGVESINLNQPSTANLSLENQDGIRDFQDQVSSLRADIGAGINAIHSNINSSLQTSINTKEAESKLQNNDLAQNINDFNANYLKENAFLFANAHSNVMLQTKLASLLQ, encoded by the coding sequence ATGAAAATAGGCGATATAGGAACAACTCAACAAAATCATTACTTAAACCAAGCACAAAAAAGCCAAGAAAAAGCTTTAGAAAATATAGCTGCAATGCGTGCTATAGATGGAAGCGATGGGGCAAATTTAGCCATAGCTGATTCTTTAAGAAGTCAGTATGGCACCATAGATCAAGGTGTTTTAAACGCATATGATTCAGTAGGTGTTTTGCAAATTGCAGACTCAGCGCTAAATAACATCTCAGCTACCGCGGATAGACTTAATGAACTTTCGGTACGCTCAAACAGCGCTGCATTAAATGATAGACAAAAAAGTATGTTAAATACTGAAGCAAACAAACTCATAAGCTCAATCAATGATGCATTTTCAAATGCAACTTTTAATGGAAAAAATGTCTTCCAAAGTATGGATTTTGTTGTTGGTACTGGAGTTGAAAGTATTAATTTAAATCAACCAAGCACAGCAAATTTAAGCCTTGAAAACCAAGATGGAATTCGCGATTTTCAAGATCAAGTAAGTTCTTTACGCGCAGATATTGGTGCTGGGATCAATGCTATCCATTCCAATATTAACTCATCTTTGCAAACTAGCATTAATACCAAAGAAGCTGAAAGCAAATTACAAAATAATGACTTAGCGCAAAATATCAACGATTTTAATGCAAACTACTTAAAAGAAAATGCATTTTTATTTGCAAATGCTCACTCAAATGTAATGCTGCAAACCAAATTAGCAAGCTTACTTCAATAA